Below is a genomic region from Luoshenia tenuis.
CGATCCCCGCCATGGGGGGTAATATACGCTCAGCAGTCCACTTCGGATCATACTTTTCTCTATTCTTCGCCATTGATCTTGCGCAGGATCCGCTGTTTGTCCTGTAACAGGTCCCTCAGTTTTGCCACCTCTTTATCATCTTTACCCTTACCTCCGTCAAACGCCGTTTTGTTAAGAATCTCGTACACTTCGGCGATCTCCTTTGTCTTTTGCGGATCCTTCTCTTTTAAAAGCCCCAAATTTTCAAGTGAAGTTACCCCCTCGTTAGTCACGATCAAGTGATCCAGTAGCCGCACCCCGCCTGCAGAAAGGGTATTCATCACATCATAGGTTACGGCAAGATCGCCGCTGGAGGGGGTCCTGCTCCCACCCGGGTGATTGTGAGCGATAATGACCGATACTGCCCGGTGGCGCATGGCGCCTTCCAACACCTTGCGGGATTGGATGCCTACCTGGTTGGCAATACCGCTGCCCAATATTTCATAGTGGATCAAACGGCTTCGGGTATCCAGATACAGGCTAACACACCGTTCCTCCGGCAGGCCTTTAAGCAATTCATATACAAATAGGCTGGACGAAGTCGAATCCCCCAACAAGGGGCGCTTTTCAAACCGCTCCAGTTCATAGCGCCGCAATACCTGCGGCAGCATCGTCAAAAACACCGCCGCATTCGGGCCGATACCCGGCACCTTTTGCAACTCATCTGCGTTGGCGTCCAGCACGCCCCGCA
It encodes:
- a CDS encoding JAB domain-containing protein, producing the protein MHEGHRNRMRDKLLSGGIENFEEHEIIEVLLYYCIPRQNTNEIAHALLEQFGSLRGVLDANADELQKVPGIGPNAAVFLTMLPQVLRRYELERFEKRPLLGDSTSSSLFVYELLKGLPEERCVSLYLDTRSRLIHYEILGSGIANQVGIQSRKVLEGAMRHRAVSVIIAHNHPGGSRTPSSGDLAVTYDVMNTLSAGGVRLLDHLIVTNEGVTSLENLGLLKEKDPQKTKEIAEVYEILNKTAFDGGKGKDDKEVAKLRDLLQDKQRILRKINGEE